A window from Candidatus Krumholzibacteriota bacterium encodes these proteins:
- the glnA gene encoding type I glutamate--ammonia ligase, whose protein sequence is MNILKRVEEDNVEFVELEFSDIFGTLKSLEIPVSAMAGALDRGIWFDGSSIRGYARIKESDMFLKPDIVTYSLLPGENDDMKTARFMCDIFKPDGTVFTGDPRAILKKQVKEAMDMGYRFNVGPEVEFFLFKKLPGGSIATPDFDTGSYFDSSEKDLGSDIRKEIMSTLKFFGIDSERAHHEVGVGQHEVGFKYGDALSTADTVVLLKKIIKSIAHKYGLIASFMPKPRYGKPGSGMHIHSSLFSNDGSPLFFEENDRYNLSKLAKQFIAGLLKYIKEIVSLTNPTINSYKRLNSGFEAPKYICWGSKNRSSLIRIPQSSPGRKSSVRAELRCPDPSSSPYLAFAAILKAGLEGIKQELELPEPMRGSVYMKSDEELDELDIEMLPGSLSEALSNLEKSSIMEDLLGREFLIKYVEAKKSELNEFDMAVTDWERARYLDRC, encoded by the coding sequence ATGAATATTCTCAAAAGAGTCGAAGAGGACAATGTAGAGTTCGTTGAGCTCGAATTCTCGGATATATTCGGAACTCTCAAATCTCTGGAGATACCTGTCTCCGCGATGGCAGGCGCCCTGGACAGGGGCATATGGTTCGACGGATCATCAATCAGAGGATATGCCAGGATAAAAGAGAGCGATATGTTCCTGAAGCCGGATATCGTCACCTATTCTCTGCTTCCCGGCGAAAATGATGATATGAAAACGGCCCGCTTCATGTGCGATATATTCAAACCGGACGGGACCGTGTTTACCGGAGACCCGAGAGCGATACTCAAGAAACAGGTTAAGGAAGCCATGGATATGGGTTACCGGTTCAATGTCGGGCCCGAGGTCGAATTCTTTCTTTTCAAGAAATTACCCGGCGGCTCTATCGCCACACCGGATTTCGATACCGGCTCATACTTCGACAGCTCGGAAAAAGACCTGGGGAGCGATATCAGGAAAGAGATTATGAGCACCCTTAAATTCTTCGGCATTGACTCTGAGAGAGCTCACCATGAAGTGGGAGTGGGACAGCACGAGGTGGGATTCAAGTACGGAGACGCTCTTTCAACCGCTGACACTGTGGTGCTGCTAAAGAAAATAATCAAATCTATCGCTCACAAGTACGGACTTATCGCTTCTTTCATGCCTAAACCCCGCTATGGCAAGCCGGGAAGCGGGATGCACATTCATTCCAGCCTCTTTTCCAACGACGGATCGCCCCTCTTCTTTGAGGAAAACGACAGGTACAATCTCTCCAAACTGGCCAAACAATTCATCGCGGGACTGCTTAAATATATCAAAGAGATCGTCTCGCTCACCAACCCTACTATAAACTCATACAAGAGACTCAACTCAGGTTTTGAGGCGCCTAAATATATCTGCTGGGGAAGCAAGAACAGATCTTCACTTATTAGAATACCTCAATCCTCTCCCGGAAGAAAATCCTCGGTCAGGGCTGAATTGAGATGTCCCGATCCCAGCTCTTCCCCCTACCTTGCTTTCGCCGCGATACTGAAAGCGGGGCTCGAAGGTATCAAGCAGGAGCTGGAACTTCCAGAACCGATGCGGGGCAGCGTCTATATGAAATCTGATGAAGAACTAGACGAACTCGACATTGAAATGCTTCCCGGTTCTCTCAGTGAAGCCCTGTCAAACCTCGAGAAGAGCTCTATCATGGAAGACCTTCTCGGCAGGGAATTCCTGATAAAATACGTGGAAGCAAAGAAAAGCGAACTGAATGAGTTTGATATGGCTGTAACGGATTGGGAACGCGCCCGGTACCTGGACAGATGCTAA
- a CDS encoding response regulator, producing MSRKSIIIDDDEDLCEVLAETLSDLGFEVDIALDAGTGRQFLKKYSYDLILLDLKLPGDGFSILRKIDSAELNSRLFIITGNPINNLPKYKRNLLDKAEDVFIKPFPMTDFLKKIKR from the coding sequence ATGAGCAGGAAATCGATAATCATCGACGACGATGAAGACCTTTGTGAAGTCCTTGCCGAGACACTCTCCGACCTGGGTTTCGAGGTGGATATAGCACTGGATGCCGGGACCGGACGTCAGTTTCTCAAAAAGTACAGCTACGACCTGATTCTCCTGGATCTAAAACTTCCCGGAGATGGGTTCAGCATCCTGCGAAAAATTGATTCTGCCGAGTTAAATAGCAGATTATTCATAATTACCGGAAACCCTATCAACAATCTGCCGAAATATAAGCGAAACCTGTTAGATAAGGCGGAAGATGTTTTTATTAAGCCCTTCCCCATGACGGATTTTCTAAAAAAAATCAAGCGGTGA
- a CDS encoding Trk system potassium transport protein TrkA, which translates to MKIVIVGAGDAGFELTKRLVIENKDVIVIEKDPDVASRVSKQLDCKVVTGPGNRMEILSQAGIDKADFFISVTGSDEVNIITCGMVYKTFNVGFTIAGVKNIDYFGTKGADKTFPGIDFIVNPDIEAARKIIEIINSGASSEIIIFEQGENQMKNIVVSKESFMNGIAVKELWQRLQANFLIAGIEKSDSFVIPTGDTVINEEDKIYFIASIDELEKIFQIMGQPPIEIRDVLIVGGSNVAIYVAEHLLNANSKNPSAINRVLGDFNGGKRNYKIKNMKIIDSDYEKCKELSDRFPEAVVIEADISDETIIAEEGLDNFDLVIMATKNYELNILAALYLKTVGVERAISLLKHKNYMHMASKLGVDAIVSSRDSISNPILKLIRRGNIMSIHSISGGDAEIMEFHLEKNNKLAGKKIMDHSFPAHSLILSVVRDGKCIIPHGDLEILAGDHVIIIAQKDQVEKIETMVVG; encoded by the coding sequence ATGAAGATAGTAATAGTGGGAGCGGGGGACGCTGGATTTGAACTCACCAAACGGCTTGTTATAGAAAACAAGGATGTAATAGTGATAGAAAAGGATCCGGATGTTGCAAGCCGTGTATCAAAACAGCTGGACTGCAAAGTGGTAACGGGGCCGGGCAACAGGATGGAGATACTCAGTCAGGCAGGTATAGATAAAGCCGATTTCTTTATTTCGGTAACCGGTTCGGATGAGGTAAATATAATAACCTGCGGCATGGTATATAAGACATTTAATGTGGGATTTACGATAGCCGGAGTGAAAAATATAGATTATTTCGGCACAAAAGGAGCAGATAAAACTTTCCCGGGAATAGATTTTATAGTAAATCCCGACATAGAGGCGGCAAGGAAAATAATAGAGATTATAAACAGTGGCGCAAGCAGCGAGATAATTATATTCGAGCAGGGCGAGAATCAGATGAAAAATATTGTGGTCAGCAAGGAGTCTTTTATGAACGGTATAGCTGTAAAAGAACTCTGGCAAAGACTTCAGGCAAATTTTCTTATAGCAGGCATAGAAAAATCCGACAGTTTTGTCATCCCAACGGGAGATACCGTAATAAACGAAGAAGATAAGATATATTTCATTGCGTCAATAGATGAACTTGAAAAGATATTCCAAATAATGGGACAGCCGCCTATAGAGATCAGAGACGTTCTTATCGTGGGGGGGAGCAATGTGGCCATCTATGTCGCTGAGCACCTGCTTAACGCGAACAGTAAAAATCCCAGCGCGATAAACAGGGTTCTGGGTGATTTCAACGGGGGTAAAAGGAACTATAAGATAAAAAATATGAAGATAATCGACTCGGATTATGAAAAGTGCAAGGAGTTATCAGACAGGTTCCCGGAAGCCGTAGTCATAGAGGCGGATATTTCGGATGAGACTATTATTGCCGAAGAAGGGTTAGATAATTTTGATCTTGTAATTATGGCCACCAAGAACTACGAGCTCAATATACTGGCGGCTCTTTATTTAAAAACAGTCGGAGTAGAACGGGCTATAAGCCTGTTGAAACATAAAAATTATATGCATATGGCTTCAAAGCTCGGAGTAGATGCTATTGTAAGTTCCAGAGACAGTATCAGTAACCCGATTCTTAAATTAATAAGAAGAGGAAATATCATGAGTATTCACAGCATCTCAGGGGGAGACGCTGAGATCATGGAGTTTCATCTTGAAAAAAATAACAAGTTAGCCGGAAAGAAGATAATGGACCATAGTTTTCCGGCTCATTCACTCATACTTTCTGTCGTAAGGGACGGAAAGTGCATTATACCGCACGGTGATCTGGAGATTTTAGCCGGAGATCACGTAATAATTATTGCCCAGAAGGATCAGGTAGAGAAGATAGAGACTATGGTGGTCGGCTGA
- a CDS encoding potassium transporter TrkG, translated as MNVKYVIKILAVLLLILAVFMILPVILAFYYREAYLSISFLVPVSFILIFSSIVLWFTRKEETPHLSTRDGFLLVSSGWFSAAALGAIPFVISGAIPSITDAFFEAMSGFTTTGASILTDIESLPKTILFWRSLTHWLGGMGIIVLLVAIFQFIGAGGLGLLKAEAPGPTVDKITPKITKMAKILWFVYVGLTLCQIILLMAGGMDLFNASTHAFGTMATGGFSTKAGSVGHYSSPFIHYVITIFMLLAGINFVLYFKMLTGKIDALFKDTELKVYLSIFAVASIIIAVSLYGNSFPSVEESFRYAVFQAASILTTTGFATDDFASWPFMAQAVLFILMFVGGCSGSTGGGIKVIRYVKLFKLGNNQMKYLLHPRGIFKIKVGENILKKDVMYLVSGFFFLYILLLFVVSLIVSSGGNSILTSFSSALVTLGNIGPGFGRVGPTLNFSFYPDYIKWVLSFAMMAGRLEIYTLLVIFTPMFWKK; from the coding sequence GTGAATGTAAAGTATGTTATAAAAATCCTGGCTGTACTGCTTTTGATCCTGGCTGTATTTATGATTCTGCCGGTTATACTCGCTTTCTATTACCGGGAGGCTTACCTTTCAATAAGTTTCTTAGTACCGGTTAGTTTTATCCTGATTTTCAGTTCAATTGTTCTATGGTTTACAAGAAAAGAAGAAACACCTCATCTCAGTACAAGAGACGGTTTTTTGCTGGTAAGTTCTGGATGGTTTTCAGCAGCTGCCTTAGGGGCAATCCCCTTTGTCATATCAGGGGCGATACCTTCGATTACTGACGCCTTTTTCGAGGCAATGTCAGGTTTTACAACTACCGGAGCTTCCATATTGACCGATATAGAGTCCCTTCCCAAAACCATACTTTTCTGGCGCTCATTAACGCACTGGCTGGGCGGCATGGGTATAATTGTACTGCTGGTTGCTATATTTCAATTTATAGGAGCAGGAGGCCTGGGCCTGCTTAAAGCAGAGGCTCCGGGCCCGACGGTAGACAAGATTACTCCGAAAATAACGAAAATGGCAAAAATACTGTGGTTTGTATATGTGGGGCTGACTTTATGTCAGATAATTCTTCTTATGGCGGGGGGGATGGATCTTTTTAACGCCAGCACGCATGCTTTCGGAACGATGGCTACGGGAGGATTCTCCACAAAAGCCGGTTCTGTGGGGCATTACAGTTCCCCTTTCATACATTATGTCATCACGATCTTTATGCTGCTGGCGGGAATAAACTTTGTTCTTTACTTCAAAATGTTGACCGGAAAGATAGACGCTTTATTTAAAGATACCGAACTGAAGGTATATCTGAGTATATTCGCCGTAGCCAGCATAATAATAGCTGTAAGCCTCTATGGTAATAGCTTCCCATCTGTGGAGGAGAGCTTCCGGTATGCAGTGTTTCAGGCCGCCTCCATACTTACAACGACAGGTTTTGCGACAGATGATTTTGCCAGCTGGCCTTTCATGGCACAGGCAGTTCTTTTCATACTTATGTTTGTGGGCGGATGTTCAGGATCTACGGGGGGCGGGATTAAGGTTATCCGTTATGTTAAACTCTTCAAACTGGGAAACAATCAGATGAAATACCTGCTTCATCCCCGCGGTATATTCAAAATAAAGGTTGGAGAGAATATACTAAAGAAAGATGTCATGTATCTGGTTTCCGGTTTCTTTTTTCTCTACATACTGCTGCTTTTTGTAGTATCACTTATTGTATCTTCCGGCGGCAACAGTATTCTCACTTCATTTTCATCCGCCCTTGTTACCCTGGGAAATATCGGCCCGGGTTTCGGCAGGGTCGGGCCGACTCTGAATTTCAGCTTCTATCCCGATTATATAAAATGGGTTCTGAGTTTTGCAATGATGGCGGGCCGCCTGGAGATTTACACCCTTCTTGTTATATTTACACCTATGTTCTGGAAAAAGTAA
- a CDS encoding diguanylate cyclase, with product MDVKNNVKNILIVDDDADMCDELKEALHQNNFAITLANTAAEAREELLKTEFDLAILDVYLPDSTGIELAKKIREDNSTTSILMITGYASLDSCLDAWDAGALKFIQKPLDPAKLKSAVNEALRIRDEEERRIRRERKLEKQGLTDFLTGLYNKRYFNDWLATEIRSAKRYGYSFSLAMADIDFFKSVNDVYGHISGDILLKSFAEFLKNHIRESDVLARYGGEEFLILLNRTNKNGSLAFAEHLRASVEANFFSARGKKLKLTVSIGVSSFPEDGLTAKNLMDASDWALDKAKIAGRNRVASAGGIAGQASERIGKDAPEPGADEMRGKLSDIVKRANKTVLESVRAFAREVDMRDHYYDGHLDEIAATAGMIGDKLSLSDREIDNIRIAAALRDLGKVSLPDHILDKRGKLTKSEEDLMKMHPLMGADIVNFIPRFKDIAPLILFHHEMFNGQGYCNGLKGKEIPVGARVVAVADAYHALISDRPYRKAYTREEAIHIVKKDSGKRFDPQVVGAMVETLRSEGSTDEKRAGN from the coding sequence TTGGATGTAAAAAATAACGTAAAGAATATCCTAATAGTTGACGACGACGCGGATATGTGTGATGAGCTAAAAGAGGCTCTGCACCAGAATAACTTCGCTATAACTCTGGCTAATACAGCCGCAGAGGCTCGAGAGGAGCTGCTGAAGACCGAGTTCGATCTGGCAATACTGGATGTGTATCTCCCGGACAGCACCGGTATAGAACTCGCCAAGAAGATAAGGGAGGACAACTCTACAACGTCTATATTGATGATTACAGGGTACGCCTCCCTCGATTCCTGCCTGGACGCGTGGGACGCAGGCGCCTTGAAGTTCATACAGAAGCCTCTGGATCCCGCCAAACTTAAATCCGCGGTAAACGAAGCTCTCAGAATCCGGGACGAAGAGGAACGGCGAATCCGCAGGGAGCGTAAACTTGAGAAACAGGGCCTGACAGATTTCCTCACCGGACTTTATAATAAAAGGTACTTTAATGACTGGCTGGCAACCGAGATCAGGAGCGCGAAAAGATACGGCTATTCCTTCTCGCTGGCCATGGCGGACATAGATTTTTTCAAATCAGTGAACGATGTCTACGGGCACATAAGCGGTGACATCTTGCTAAAAAGCTTCGCGGAATTCCTGAAAAACCATATAAGAGAGAGCGACGTGCTGGCTCGCTACGGGGGTGAGGAGTTTCTTATACTACTGAATCGAACCAATAAAAATGGGTCTCTCGCGTTCGCGGAACATCTGCGTGCTTCGGTAGAGGCAAATTTTTTCAGTGCCAGAGGGAAGAAGCTGAAACTCACTGTAAGTATAGGCGTATCCAGTTTTCCAGAGGACGGCTTGACCGCGAAAAACCTTATGGACGCAAGTGACTGGGCACTGGATAAGGCAAAGATCGCGGGGCGAAACAGGGTGGCGTCCGCGGGAGGTATTGCCGGCCAAGCGAGCGAAAGGATAGGCAAAGACGCCCCCGAACCCGGAGCAGATGAGATGAGGGGAAAGCTCTCCGACATAGTGAAAAGAGCCAACAAGACCGTGCTGGAATCGGTGCGCGCCTTTGCAAGGGAAGTCGACATGAGGGATCATTACTATGACGGGCACCTGGATGAAATCGCAGCTACCGCCGGCATGATAGGAGACAAACTGTCTCTCTCCGACCGTGAAATAGATAACATCAGGATTGCCGCCGCCTTGAGAGACCTGGGGAAAGTCAGCCTGCCCGATCACATACTCGATAAACGAGGGAAGCTCACTAAAAGCGAAGAGGATCTTATGAAGATGCATCCGCTCATGGGCGCGGACATAGTGAACTTCATACCGAGATTCAAGGACATAGCGCCCTTGATACTCTTTCACCATGAGATGTTCAACGGACAGGGCTATTGCAATGGCCTGAAGGGCAAGGAAATACCCGTCGGAGCGCGCGTTGTCGCAGTGGCTGACGCATATCACGCCCTCATCTCGGACAGGCCTTACAGAAAGGCGTATACAAGAGAAGAGGCAATACACATCGTGAAGAAAGATTCCGGAAAGCGGTTCGATCCGCAGGTGGTCGGGGCCATGGTTGAAACCCTGAGAAGCGAGGGTAGTACGGATGAAAAGCGCGCCGGCAACTAA
- a CDS encoding chemotaxis protein CheB, whose protein sequence is MNRKSEEKSSRYTDNDFHIVGIGCSAGGLDSMIEFFEELPPDTGMAYIVVSHLSPDYKSNLSEILSKHTEMTVTEIEDGMKVMPDTVYVIAPDRDLIIRNKKLLYRKPEKRKGLKHPIDRFFRSLALNEEERSVGIVMSGMGSEGTLGIKEIKGHNGLVIVQDPETASFNSMPSSALDTGMADFVLAPGRMPAELINFTNTFPGNLYKEHAENTSSVNRENIDRITNIINYGTGHDFSMYKENTLVRRIKRRMSILDIPDINDFIKHLEENKAEMEAMLRDFLIEVTSFFRDPEAFEAIKKEYLPGIIENKSNDDPLRIWVPACSTGEEAYSLAMMCKEYMMENGRNVPTQIFATDIGAEFIDIARRGRYPETIDQHVNRDRLEKFFVKEDGHYHIKKMIREMIVFAQHNVTANPPFSNLDIVSCRNLLIYLSPSLQKKLFQIFHYSLNQEGILLLGTSESTGQCKDLFKILDEKLKIFRKRQVNRRIKIPSTFHSARKNKMDRKSTEGASPGKEQHINRFIKAFKNEILDKYSPPVALIEDTGNILYIKGNLEKYLRIPSGRARVNNIFEMAKDGLKRRLNALVREAVDNKNDVSRKVDLDIDGEIRNIELIIIPYFRPHPLAGLMTVTFTDQKTPAKQQAPPERKNAAEYDEYRLRELEKELEFTKKNLSATISDLEMANEELTSMNEEFQSTNEEMQSANEELETSQEELKSLNEELNVTNRELKVKIDEVYEANNDLRNLFRNAEIAVLFLDKKLRIRRFSSKTSKLMNLIKSDEGRPFKNISTNLTGADIVEDSKKVLKNLEYKIKEVKDEKGNWYHMKIMPYRTREDSIGGVAVTLFDITRRKEMEETAKLNSDRFRKFFEGQQNYCYILSEDGKILDVNSSALEALKYEKEELVGEPAEKIYPPESKLRVEKLLSEWSKTGKIRNEELTIISKNGQERIVLLNADRIKDSAGNIYFLFVQNDETERRKAQEVLKRNRDELKKLVDKKSEELISAHIEIENEKRLASLGTLSATIAHELRNPLATVEVSAFNIRKKTRNKEIHKKLDKISKKITEASVIIDNLLNFSNIKSPVLKDISIGGVLEKSVSALEDAFPQYGITVNINIQEIKGLIIDADPVQLDNVFRNILLNSYQAVMHEKGQIEIKGYRAEDKVMIEISDDGPGIDKEVMKKVFEPFFTTKTKGTGLGLSISNEFMKLHGGEIKIDSREGEGTAVKVIIPYNEKEV, encoded by the coding sequence ATGAATAGAAAGTCGGAAGAGAAATCGAGCCGTTACACCGATAACGATTTTCACATAGTGGGGATAGGGTGTTCCGCCGGAGGCCTGGACTCCATGATAGAATTCTTCGAAGAGCTTCCTCCAGATACCGGTATGGCCTATATAGTGGTTTCACATCTCTCTCCCGACTACAAATCGAATTTGAGTGAAATCCTCAGTAAACATACAGAGATGACGGTCACCGAGATAGAAGACGGAATGAAAGTGATGCCCGACACAGTTTATGTAATCGCCCCTGACAGGGACCTGATAATAAGAAACAAGAAACTGCTGTACAGGAAACCGGAAAAAAGAAAGGGGCTGAAGCACCCTATAGACCGCTTTTTCCGGTCCCTTGCCCTGAACGAGGAAGAAAGATCGGTCGGTATAGTCATGTCGGGGATGGGTAGCGAGGGAACCCTGGGTATAAAGGAGATAAAGGGACATAACGGACTGGTGATAGTTCAGGATCCGGAGACGGCAAGTTTCAATTCGATGCCTTCTTCGGCCTTAGATACCGGGATGGCCGATTTTGTCTTGGCTCCAGGCAGGATGCCCGCCGAACTGATAAATTTTACCAACACCTTCCCCGGTAATTTATATAAGGAGCATGCCGAGAACACCTCCTCCGTGAACCGGGAAAATATAGACCGGATAACCAATATTATAAATTACGGCACCGGCCATGATTTCTCCATGTACAAGGAAAACACCCTTGTCAGAAGGATAAAGAGGAGAATGTCCATATTAGATATTCCCGACATTAACGATTTCATTAAACACCTGGAGGAGAACAAGGCGGAAATGGAAGCGATGCTCAGGGACTTTCTGATAGAAGTAACAAGCTTCTTCAGGGACCCGGAAGCGTTCGAGGCAATTAAGAAGGAATACCTTCCCGGGATAATAGAGAACAAATCAAATGATGATCCGCTCCGGATCTGGGTCCCCGCCTGTTCCACAGGCGAAGAGGCCTACTCGTTAGCCATGATGTGCAAGGAATACATGATGGAGAATGGAAGGAATGTCCCCACTCAGATATTCGCCACCGATATCGGCGCCGAATTCATAGATATCGCCCGCCGGGGAAGATACCCGGAGACCATAGATCAGCATGTAAACAGAGATAGACTGGAGAAGTTCTTCGTGAAAGAGGACGGCCACTACCATATAAAGAAAATGATAAGGGAGATGATCGTCTTTGCCCAGCATAATGTGACTGCCAACCCTCCCTTCTCAAATCTGGACATTGTGAGCTGCCGAAACCTGCTCATCTATCTCAGCCCCTCTTTGCAGAAGAAGCTGTTCCAGATCTTTCACTACTCCCTCAACCAGGAGGGGATACTTCTTCTCGGAACCTCCGAGAGCACGGGGCAGTGCAAGGATCTCTTTAAGATTCTGGATGAAAAATTAAAAATATTCAGAAAAAGACAGGTTAACAGAAGAATTAAAATCCCCTCCACATTTCACTCCGCGAGAAAAAATAAAATGGACCGGAAAAGCACAGAGGGAGCCAGTCCGGGTAAAGAACAGCATATCAACAGGTTCATAAAGGCATTCAAGAATGAAATACTGGATAAATATTCCCCCCCCGTTGCCCTGATCGAAGATACCGGGAACATACTCTACATCAAGGGGAACCTGGAAAAGTATCTAAGAATTCCGTCGGGGAGAGCCCGGGTCAACAATATTTTCGAAATGGCGAAGGATGGATTGAAGCGAAGGCTGAATGCCCTGGTCCGGGAAGCGGTCGATAATAAGAATGATGTCTCTCGAAAGGTGGATTTAGACATAGACGGGGAAATAAGAAATATAGAGCTTATAATAATCCCTTACTTTAGACCCCATCCGCTGGCCGGGCTGATGACGGTGACTTTCACGGATCAGAAAACCCCGGCGAAACAGCAGGCACCCCCGGAACGTAAAAACGCCGCGGAGTACGATGAATACAGGTTGAGGGAACTGGAAAAAGAACTGGAATTCACCAAAAAAAATCTCAGCGCCACCATATCCGATCTGGAAATGGCAAACGAAGAATTGACTTCAATGAACGAGGAGTTCCAGTCCACCAACGAAGAGATGCAGAGTGCCAATGAAGAACTGGAGACTTCACAGGAAGAACTGAAGTCGTTAAACGAGGAGCTTAACGTTACCAACAGAGAGCTCAAGGTAAAGATCGATGAAGTTTACGAAGCTAACAACGACCTGAGAAACCTTTTCAGGAACGCTGAAATCGCCGTACTGTTTCTCGACAAGAAATTGAGGATCAGAAGATTCAGCTCAAAAACCAGCAAACTTATGAACTTAATCAAATCGGACGAGGGACGCCCCTTCAAGAACATATCGACCAACCTGACCGGCGCCGATATTGTCGAAGATTCTAAGAAAGTACTGAAGAATCTGGAGTATAAGATAAAAGAAGTGAAAGACGAAAAGGGCAATTGGTACCATATGAAGATAATGCCTTACAGAACACGGGAGGATTCGATTGGCGGGGTAGCCGTAACTCTTTTCGATATCACAAGGCGTAAGGAGATGGAAGAAACCGCCAAACTTAACTCCGACCGATTCAGGAAATTCTTTGAGGGCCAGCAGAATTACTGCTATATACTATCCGAAGATGGCAAGATACTAGACGTGAACAGTTCGGCGCTCGAGGCACTGAAATATGAGAAGGAGGAACTGGTCGGAGAGCCGGCAGAAAAGATCTATCCTCCCGAATCAAAACTCCGGGTAGAGAAGTTACTGTCCGAATGGAGTAAAACTGGCAAAATCAGAAACGAGGAACTGACAATCATATCAAAAAACGGTCAGGAGAGGATAGTACTCCTGAACGCCGACAGAATTAAAGATTCCGCCGGCAACATCTATTTTCTCTTCGTACAGAACGATGAAACAGAGCGCAGGAAGGCACAGGAGGTATTAAAAAGGAACAGGGACGAACTCAAAAAGCTGGTAGATAAAAAATCAGAAGAATTGATATCCGCTCACATCGAAATCGAAAATGAAAAGCGGCTGGCCAGCCTGGGCACACTCTCTGCCACGATCGCGCATGAGCTTCGGAATCCTCTGGCAACTGTAGAGGTTTCGGCTTTTAATATAAGAAAAAAGACAAGAAATAAAGAGATACATAAGAAACTGGATAAAATCTCCAAGAAGATCACCGAAGCATCGGTGATAATAGACAATCTGCTGAATTTCTCGAATATCAAAAGTCCAGTTCTCAAAGATATTTCTATCGGCGGAGTCCTCGAGAAATCTGTTTCAGCCCTGGAGGACGCCTTTCCCCAATACGGCATAACTGTTAATATCAATATTCAGGAAATAAAAGGGCTGATCATTGATGCCGATCCTGTCCAGCTGGATAACGTATTCAGAAACATACTTCTCAATTCGTATCAGGCGGTGATGCATGAAAAGGGACAGATAGAGATCAAAGGGTACCGTGCCGAAGATAAAGTAATGATAGAGATAAGCGATGACGGCCCGGGAATTGATAAAGAAGTCATGAAAAAGGTTTTCGAGCCTTTCTTTACCACCAAGACCAAAGGCACTGGCCTGGGACTCAGTATATCGAATGAATTCATGAAACTCCACGGAGGTGAAATAAAGATCGACAGCCGGGAAGGGGAAGGAACCGCGGTCAAAGTGATTATTCCCTACAACGAAAAAGAAGTATGA
- a CDS encoding flavodoxin family protein, producing the protein MAQKVLFINCTPKKSPEESNTRALCDDVAEVYEKEYGLSCNFIRVVDFNVLPGIESDMGKGDEWPRILERIKDADIIIVATPIWIGNISSLAQRVFERLEGTYSEGEPDKGQYPLYNKVGAAVITGTEDGAHFCAKTIQFCLMRFGCTIPPGADCYWVGPAGPGPSYIAAEGGKHLYTNRTKRTMVANTVFMAELLAKNRIPTNLIEVEEKAVAESTESIEIDWRSAAKKESGKSQN; encoded by the coding sequence ATGGCTCAGAAAGTATTATTTATAAACTGTACTCCGAAGAAGAGCCCGGAGGAATCCAATACGCGCGCTCTTTGCGACGATGTAGCGGAAGTTTATGAAAAAGAGTACGGTCTTAGTTGCAATTTCATAAGGGTTGTGGATTTTAATGTTCTGCCTGGGATTGAATCTGATATGGGTAAGGGTGATGAATGGCCGCGGATACTCGAAAGGATAAAAGACGCGGATATAATTATCGTTGCCACACCTATCTGGATCGGAAACATTTCATCACTTGCCCAGAGGGTCTTCGAACGGCTGGAGGGCACATATTCGGAGGGAGAACCGGATAAAGGGCAGTATCCGCTTTATAATAAAGTCGGCGCCGCCGTTATTACCGGCACCGAAGACGGCGCTCATTTCTGCGCCAAGACTATACAGTTCTGCCTTATGCGTTTCGGATGCACCATACCGCCGGGAGCGGACTGCTACTGGGTTGGACCGGCGGGCCCGGGACCAAGCTATATAGCAGCCGAGGGCGGCAAACACCTCTATACCAACCGAACCAAGAGAACAATGGTAGCCAATACTGTTTTTATGGCGGAATTGCTGGCGAAAAACAGGATACCCACAAATCTGATCGAAGTGGAGGAAAAAGCAGTGGCAGAGAGCACCGAATCGATCGAGATAGACTGGCGTTCGGCAGCGAAGAAGGAGTCAGGCAAGTCGCAGAATTAA